One region of Oncorhynchus mykiss isolate Arlee chromosome 8, USDA_OmykA_1.1, whole genome shotgun sequence genomic DNA includes:
- the LOC110531046 gene encoding ankyrin repeat domain-containing protein 12 isoform X1, whose protein sequence is MAKPGADRDGSMVDKPTGKKSKDKISLFTKTPKLDRSEFLGGKEGKPPKSIMKRKLSFTVSPPRNKERESDTDESDPGQSTESWGESEGRLVTPCRMCLADKDGPDKKKVKKESGGSKKAPVNLLFGYPLSERKQMALLMQMTARDNSPDSTPSHPSQAPPVQKKLPSSTASRARDKVNKRNERGETPLHMAAIRGDAKHVKEIISLGADVNVKDFAGWTPLHEACNLGYYDVAKVLIAAGAEVNTQGLDDDTPLHDASSSGHTDIVKLLLRHGGNAFQANKRGERPVDIADSHELELLLKGEVPLSDPEDSSSESEDPPSVNPSSVDDDNMDDSDMEKVSEGKRSTVKASPPMSGLDEYEFKDEEEEEDLSKALNDRHILRRELRQEEKDHLAVKQSGEGDGSGSVQSSKSKKTKTSSRVLYCTSDSSSDEMEMPSERRSSPTCSHGSEGHKASDASRTKKENLTTSEKKDKGSKVKKKNKSKSKNKENQEDGKENSKALVFSVATVSVSETHTDKNSRGLCGDEDSFKMSFSPKDDSSVHLFHLSATVKSPKLNHGLADKQPSSNPLKQENAKMTCVSIAEGPCPPDGVKYNHYKPESEFCTESSSSKGCKHKEKSKHHQNDFIMDAGGEDGGSSPYNKDGGVDISEGGALRKTDKDGKVVKKHKLKHKVKDKPRREYEPERNRHRQKEGGRKDGHRNLEFDREFWKENFFNDDEPLPPGKMEREDCGSPQNTSTSGSSPVKEERKETKEKHPSSISSKEKKPRREEERLKKERKETSAVCKEERGGKDGKLSEREERTECLSSVRVSVPEETQRNSTSVNDEPEEKPVTGTTSTADSDQLDASEKCRRDKYDRRPSVKEREVDKTDKKHPDREKKVKIEHPEKSENSQNSMDRWKEREKERMASPGDKNHKEIEKLRALSSTKKYDESKDKKSKDKPDKRSDRERQEREYNAGEHKDRTSFDKKGKPTLEKSMDHSKSDRSKEKEKDKDCDKKKREKSKDSAFSSSSSSSNLKLLLEEKGYVSESCKTLPAKLLKTEDLPKTPEKDRDRRDRESRDSDKHRDRDKDRSKDRSKEGSKASKTKLNETETDRDNRSKAKASPATREEQKPKEKRLVNEDLRQTSFERMLSLKDQEIEQWHRKHLEKIKQKERERMKQRPSSTTTDTGKLKSKAKAKTTSSSSGELCLSKELLRSKSSEGSSDVHCRDRDNPLKDSTSSRTMSLDGKTLSCLSGKLMAGMENSLSRSPRPESERSGLMSRSVSMISVASSEDSCQATLLTPRPIEYDSDMTLETSQDFQLPFLLSSFLSYPAVHDKDDNSLLEEPGQGGQTPLQSRHASPCLRAILDEDANCATASECKPFETLSKVAVVPAAQPSEESTSVQPLETCADPEESQSQSDPIQMLPNLPNAITDADLNTESEGNTASGVYRPPQASNARDPHVKDSSTLQQASVQQLASPEQRGFSSTSDPLLIRDVQCIPVETSSAAPECSMKDLPSEDMTPLVTLSSLSCQLPFSSTETTSSLSASQSRETFPNTSTVTSQQTKTEIDGDLVLDSKDTTPVESGASSAENRAAVESLQSALGASRPGWVDNPVASTSKHPPPSASSEDSTMTTSKPKDSQEEMDSDGNSKDCKKSRFSSDIVGPSDPQPDKNYPTGQLTSSTVLRCSSPEHKEEEEASDAPEKWRGLEAMSTEKASCWSSSEGSSMVTIPEVKSEPRHDPTSEERPEGQTPSIVGSDQTQSVSGQSCNFQQGSRTDQSGSSGSYSCSGFSASSSPQSGDRDSDSSGAKAKVLSLTMEEDQDFQQTHPRKRKMPRLSTFNQAGGSMQQESLASIVDSLKLEEIQPYQTERANPYYEFLHIRKKIEEKRKVLLSVIPQPPQYYDEYVTFTGSYLLDGNPLSKLCIPTITPPPSLPDQLKEMFKQQEVVRMKLRLQHSIEREKLIVSNEQEVLRVHYRAARTLANQTLPFSACTVLLDAEVYNMPQDAQASGMMSRTVESGDQDGKTSVRDRFNARQFMSWLQDVDDKFDKLKTCLLMRQQHEAAALNAVQRLHWQLKLQELDPVVYKSTSIFEISEFYIPLVEVNDDFDLTPI, encoded by the exons ATGGCGAAACCCGGGGCCGACAGAGATGGATCCATGGTGGACAAACCGACTGGGAAGAAG AGCAAAGATAAGATTTCCCTCTTCACCAAGACTCCGAAGCTTGACCGCAGTGAGTTTCTGGGGGGGAAGGAAGGGAAACCACCCAAGTCTATCATGAAACGCAAACTGTCCTTCACCGTGAGCCCTCCTCGCAACAAGGAGAGAGAATCAGACACAG ATGAGTCAGACCCAGGCCAGTCCACTGAGTCCTGGGGAGAGTCTGAAGGGAGGTTAGTGACTCCCTGCAGGATGTGTTTAGCAG ATAAAGATGGCCCGGATAAGAAGAAAGTCAAGAAGGAGTCTGGGGGGAGTAAGAAGGCCCCGGTTAATCTCCTGTTTGGCTACCCGCTGTCGGAACGCAAGCAGATGGCCCTCCTGATGCAGATGACCGCAAGGGACAACAGCCCAG actcGACACCTAGCCACCCGTCCCAGGCCCCCCCGGTGCAGAAGAAGCTCCCCAGCAGCACGGCCTCCAGAGCGAGGGACAAGGTGAACAAGAGGAACGAGCGTGGCGAGACGCCGCTACACATGGCCGCCATACGAGGCGATGCCAAGCATGTCAAGGAGATCATCAGCCTGGGAGCTGATGTCAACGTCAAAGACTTCGCAG GCTGGACCCCTCTTCACGAGGCATGTAACCTCGGTTACTACGACGTGGCCAAGGTTCTGATCGCGGCCGGCGCAGAAGTCAACACCCAGGGTCTGGACGACGACACGCCGCTCCACGATGCCTCCAGTAGTGGACATACAGAT ATTGTGAAGCTGCTGCTGAGACATGGAGGCAATGCGTTCCAGGCCAACAAGAGAGGGGAGCGGCCCGTGGACATCGCTGATTCCCACGAGCTGGAGCTCCTCCTAAAGGGAGAGGTGCCCCTCTCAGACCCAGAGGACAGCTCCTCAG AGTCTGAAGACCCTCCGTCGGTTAACCCCTCAAGTGTGGATGATGACAACATGGATGACTCGGACATGGAGAAAGTCTCTGAAGGCAAACGGAGCACCGTGAAGGCCTCACCCCCCATGTCTGGCCTGGACGAGTATGAGTTCAAAgacgaggaggaagaagaagaccTGAGTAAAGCCCTGAACGACAGACACATCCTCCGGAGAGAGCTGAGGCAGGAAGAGAAGGATCATTTGGCCGTGAAGCAGAGCGGTGAAGGGGACGGGAGCGGCTCAGTCCAGTCCTCTAAGTCTAAGAAGACGAAGACGTCGTCCCGCGTCCTGTATTGCACCTCGGATAGTTCCAGTGATGAGATGGAGATGCCGTCAGAGAGAAGGAGCTCTCCGACCTGTTCCCACGGCTCGGAGGGACACAAGGCGTCTGACGCCAGCAGGACTAAGAAAGAGAACCTCACGACTTCCGAAAAGAAAGACAAAGGCAGCAAAGTAAAGAAGAAGAACAAGAGCAAGAGTAAGAACAAGGAGAACCAGGAGGACGGGAAGGAAAACAGCAAAGCTCTGGTGTTCTCCGTAGCCACCGTGTCTGTGTCGGAGACACACACGGACAAGAACAGCCGGGGACTCTGTGGGGACGAAGACTCGTTCAAGATGTCCTTCAGTCCCAAGGATGACTCGTCCGTCCACCTCTTCCATCTGTCTGCCACAGTCAAGTCCCCCAAGCTCAACCACGGCCTGGCCGACAAGCAGCCGTCCTCCAACCCGCTGAAACAGGAGAACGCCAAGATGACGTGCGTCTCGATTGCCGAAGGCCCCTGTCCGCCGGATGGTGTCAAGTACAACCACTACAAACCAGAGTCTGAGTTCTGCACGGAGAGCTCCAGTAGTAAAGGCTGCAAGCACAAGGAGAAGAGCAAGCACCACCAGAATGACTTCATCATGGACGCGGGGGGAGAAGATGGAGGCTCCAGTCCGTATAATAAAGATGGCGGCGTGGACATCTCTGAAGGTGGTGCCTTACGGAAGACGGATAAGGACGGCAAGGTGGTAAAGAAGCACAAGTTAAAACACAAGGTGAAGGACAAGCCCAGGAGGGAGTATGAGCCAGAGAGGAACCGCCACCGGCAGAAGGAGGGCGGCAGAAAGGACGGCCACAGGAACCTGGAATTCGACCGGGAGTTCTGGAAAGAGAACTTCTTCAACGATGACGAACCTTTGCCTCCAGGGAAAATGGAGAGGGAGGACTGTGGATCTCCTCAGAATACCTCAACGTCGGGCAGCTCTCCTGTgaaggaagagagaaaagagacgaaAGAAAAACACCCCTCTAGCATCAGCAGCAAGGAGAAAAAGCCGAGAAGAGAAGAGGAACGCttgaagaaggagaggaaagagacctCAGCTGTCtgtaaagaggagagggggggtaagGATGGGAAGCTCAGTGAGCGTGAGGAAAGGACTGAGTGCCTAAGCTCTGTACGGGTTTCGGTTCCTGAGGAGACGCAGCGTAACTCCACCAGTGTGAATGACGAACCGGAGGAGAAACCGGTAACGGGGACCACGTCTACAGCTGATTCAGACCAGCTGGATGCCTCTGAGAAATGCCGGCGGGACAAATACGACAGGAGGCCTTCTGTAAAGGAACGTGAGGTTGACAAGACGGATAAAAAGCATCCCGACAGAGAAAAGAAAGTCAAGATTGAGCACCCTGAGAAATCAGAGAATTCACAGAATTCCATGGATCgctggaaagagagggagaaggaaaggatgGCATCCCCTGGTGACAAGAACCACAAAGAGATTGAGAAGCTCAGAGCCTTGTCCTCGACTAAAAAATACGACGAGAGCAAGGACAAGAAGAGCAAAGACAAGCCAGATAAGAGGAGTGAcagggagaggcaggagagggaaTACAACGCgggagaacacaaagacaggacgAGCTTTGATAAGAAAGGAAAACCAACTTTAGAGAAATCCATGGACCACAGTAAATCCGATCGCTCTAAGGAAAAGGAGAAAGACAAAGACTGCGATAAGAAGAAAAGGGAAAAATCTAAAGACAGTGCtttctcatcttcctcctcctcttctaaccTGAAGCTCCTTTTGGAGGAGAAGGGCTATGTGTCTGAAAGTTGCAAGACATTACCAGCAAAACTACTAAAGACAGAGGACCTCCCAAAGACGCCAGAGAAAGAccgagacaggagagacagagaatccAGAGACTCGGACAAGCACCGAGATCGGGACAAAGACCGTTCCAAGGACCGTTCCAAGGAGGGTAGCAAGGCCAGTAAGACCAAACTCAATGAGACAGAGACTGACCGAGACAACCGGTCCAAAGCTAAAGCCTCGCCTGCCACTCGGGAAGAGCAGAAGCCCAAAGAGAAACGTCTGGTCAATGAAGACCTGAGGCAGACCAGCTTCGAACGCATGCTGAGTCTGAAGGACCAGGAGATTGAACAGTGGCACCGGAAACACCTAGAAAAGATCAAACAGAAGGAGCGGGAGAGGATGAAACAACGGCCTTCCTCTACGACGACAGACACAGGGAAGCTCAAAAGCAAAGCCAAAGCCAAGACTACGTCCTCGTCTTCTGGAGAACTGTGCTTGAGCAAAGAATTGCTTCGCTCCAAGAGCTCTGAAGGCTCCTCCGACGTTCACTGTCGGGACAGAGACAACCCCCTTAAGGACAGCACCAGCTCCAGGACCATGTCTCTGGACGGGAAGACACTCTCCTGCCTCAGTGGGAAGCTGATGGCTGGTATGGAGAACAGCTTGAGCAGGTCACCCAGGCCAGAAAGCGAGCGGTCGGGTCTTATGTCCAGGTCCGTGTCTATGATCTCTGTGGCCAGCTCTGAAGACTCCTGTCAGGCTACATTGCTGACACCGAGACCTATTGAGTACGACTCTGATATGACCCTGGAGACCTCCCAGGACTTTCAGCTGcctttcctcctgtcttcctTCCTCTCATATCCTGCCGTTCACGACAAAGACGACAACAGTCTTCTAGAAGAGCCGGGGCAAGGTGGCCAGACTCCGCTGCAGAGCAGACACGCTTCCCCCTGCCTTAGGGCTATTCTGGACGAAGACGCTAACTGTGCGACGGCGTCTGAGTGCAAACCTTTCGAAACTCTGTCCAAGGTCGCCGTGGTGCCTGCTGCTCAACCCAGTGAAGAGTCCACAAGTGTTCAGCCTTTAGAAACCTGTGCGGATCCGGAGGAGAGCCAGAGTCAAAGTGATCCAATTCAGATGCTTCCGAATCTTCCTAATGCAATAACAGATGCAGATCTCAACACTGAGAGCGAAGGGAACACCGCTTCGGGTGTCTATCGCCCACCTCAAGCGTCCAACGCCAGAGATCCTCACGTAAAGGACTCCTCAACACTTCAGCAGGCTAGTGTCCAACAGCTAGCTTCGCCAGAACAGAGAGGGTTTTCTTCCACCTCTGATCCTCTCCTAATACGGGACGTCCAGTGTATCCCTGTGGAGACTTCCAGTGCGGCGCCCGAATGTAGCATGAAAGACCTGCCCTCTGAGGACATGACGCCACTGGTGACATTATCTTCTCTATCCTGTCAACTGCCGTTCTCCAGCACCGAaaccacctcatctctctctgctAGCCAGTCACGGGAAACCTTTCCAAACACCAGTACTGTGACCTCACAGCAGACGAAGACAGAGATTGATGGAGATCTGGTTCTTGATTCTAAAGATACAACTCCAGTTGAGAGTGGAGCTAGCAGCGCTGAAAACAGAGCAGCTGTAGAGAGCCTTCAGAGTGCGTTAGGAGCGTCTAGACCCGGATGGGTGGACAACCCAGTAGCCTCCACCAGCAAACACCCACCACCCAGCGCTAGCTCAGAGGACTCCACGATGACCACCAGCAAACCCAAGGACTCTCAAGAGGAGATGGACTCTGACGGGAACAGTAAAGACTGTAAGAAATCCAGATTCTCCAGTGACATTGTGGGTCCTAGCGATCCTCAGCCGGACAAAAACTATCCTACTGGCCAGCTTACATCATCCACTGTGTTGCGCTGCTCGAGCCCTGAACAcaaggaagaagaagaagcttCTGACGCTCCTGAGAAGTGGAGAGGTCTTGAGGCCATGTCAACAGAAAAGGCTAGCTGTTGGTCTTCATCAGAGGGCAGTAGTATGGTCACCATCCCCGAGGTGAAGTCAGAGCCACGCCACGATCCTACCTCCGAGGAGAGACCAGAAGGACAGACTCCCTCGATTGTTGGATCAGACCAGACCCAGAGTGTTTCTGGACAAAGTTGTAACTTCCAGCAGGGCTCCCGGACAGACCagagtggtagtagtggtagttacAGCTGCAGTGGGTTCTCTGCTAGCTCTTCCCCCCAGTCTGGGGACAGAGACTCTGACTCCTCCGGGGCTAAGGCCAAGGTCCTCTCCTTAACCATGGAAGAGGACCAGGACTTCCAGCAGACCCACCCCAGGAAGAGAAAGATGCCCAGGTTGTCTACCTTCAACCAGGCTGGAGGCAGCATGCAGCAG GAGTCTCTGGCGTCCATCGTTGACTCTCTGAAGCTGGAGGAGATTCAACCGTACCAGACGGAGAGGGCCAACCCTTACTACGAGTTCCTGCACATCCGCAAGAAGATCGAGGAGAAGCGTAAAGTGCTGCTGAGCGTCATCCCCCAGCCGCCGCAGTATTACGACGAATACGTGACTTTTACCGGATCGTACCTGCTAGACGGGAACCCGCTCAGCAAACTCTGTATTCCAACT ATAACTCCCCCTCCGTCTCTACCGGACCAACTGAAGGAGATGTTTAAACAACAGGAAGTCGTTCGTATGAAGCTACGCTTGCAACACAGCATTGAACGG GAAAAGTTGATCGTTTCCAACGAGCAGGAAGTGTTACGAGTCCACTACCGGGCCGCCAGAACGCTAGCCAATCAGACGCTCCCGTTCAGTGCATGCACCGTGCTATTGGACGCGGAAGTGTATAACATGCCTCAGGATGCCCAGGCAAGTGGCATGATGTCACGCACCGTAGAATCA GGTGACCAAGATGGCAAGACGTCGGTGCGGGATCGTTTCAACGCCCGCCAGTTCATGTCCTGGTTACAAGATGTGGACGACAAGTTTGATAAACTCAAG aCGTGTCTTCTGATGAGGCAGCAGCACGAGGCAGCAGCTCTTAATGCTGTCCAGCGTCTCCATTGGCAGCTGAAACTCCAGGAGCTGGATCCAGTCGTGTACAAGTCCACCTCCATCTTCGAGATATCCGAGTTCTAC